The window CGCGCATGGGAGACCTCCCCTGGCCGTTGCCTTCGCCTGAGCTGGGGGAAGGGCGGTACACCTACTACTGTGCGCGGGCAACGGTTCGGGTCCGGGAGGGTTCGCAGTCCCGGTGATCGCCGTCGCCGGAGCCCCGCCCCGCAGCGTGACGGCAACCAAGGGTTACAATGGTTACGGTCGGGTATGTCGTGATGTTCTGGTGTGGTGACCGCCGCACCGGCCAATCGTTGTCGGGGCAACCGCGCTCGGCGGGGTTCTTGGGGTGTGGTTGGTGTGGTGCCGGCGAAGCGCGAGCGCCCGGGGTAGGACGCGATCTTGCACCTCGCCAATGAGAGAGACGCAAATCCTAAGGGTGTCGACGAGTCTAAGAAAAGGCCGCGTAGCAACGCGTTGCACCTGTTGAAGGAAGGCGCCGGAAACGACACTACAGTTCCTTGCGGCTCCCCGGTTCTGGGCAAGTCCTATGACCGACGACGATAGAGAGGCTCTGAGAGAACATTTCGAGCAAGAGTCAACTGAAGCGCTGGTCTCAATCCTCCGCAACCACGATGAACAGGAATGGCGGCCCGAGGTGTTCGAGGTCGTGGCCACCATACTGAAGAGCAGGGGCTTGGCACCTGGAGAGGTCGTCGCTCTAGGCCCGGAGCCGGCCGTCATAGATGTCGTGGAATCGGAACCAACGGTTACCGTTGCCAACTTCTTCAGTCCCGCCGAGGCTCACGGCTCCAGAATGGCGCTTGAGGAGGCTGGTATCCCTGCCTGGGTCATGGACGAGGGGCTGGGCACCATCTATGGGGTTGGCGTCGGCACCCGCGTGCAGGTGCGCGCCAGTGATGCCGATGCCGCTCGCCAAGTCCTGTCTTCGCAGCCAGCCCCCGGTGATGCATTGCCTGCTGACATAGCTGAGCCCGCTTGCCCTGCCTGCGGCTCTCGTAATGTGGCCCCGGAAGCTTGGGTCGAGACAGAGTCTGGTCAACGCCACCAGGGCACTCGACGCCAGTGGCACTACGTGTGTGCAGACTGCCGGGAGGCTTGGCCACTACGATAGTCGCGCGCTCCAACAACGCGGCCATGGTTTCTTCCACGCGCACGGGCCCCATGTCTGCCGCATGTCCCGAGCCCGAAGGACTGGTCAACCCGTCTACCGTGGTCGGTCTCAGGGGTGCCACCGAGCGAGGCCCGCAGTCCCTTGAGGTCCGTCTTCCACTGACCGTCGCCCATCGGTAGAAGACCACGAAGGCGACGACTGAGGCCCGCCGTGCCTAGTTACGAGACGGCCCGCTGGTTGTAGGGAGCGTGCCGCTCGTCAGGCTGGAAGAGGGGAGCGCTCCAGCGAGTGAGAGTGCGGCGGGGAACAGCTGTGGAATCATGTAGTATGGGTCGAGGCCGGAGCCGCTGTTGGTCAACACGATGATGTCGATGCCGTCACTCGGAAATGTCGCGTTCATCGTCTGAAAGCCGGTGATCTTACCGTCGTGCCAGACGTAGGGGTGTCCGTCGAGGGAACTGACAAACCATCCGTCCGCATACGTGCCGTATGGCAGCGGGATCGGGCTCTGGGTAAACATTTGGGTAAGCGAGTCTTGCGTGAAAATGCCAGGGTGACGAACTGCCT is drawn from Vicinamibacteria bacterium and contains these coding sequences:
- a CDS encoding DUF2007 domain-containing protein; this translates as MTDDDREALREHFEQESTEALVSILRNHDEQEWRPEVFEVVATILKSRGLAPGEVVALGPEPAVIDVVESEPTVTVANFFSPAEAHGSRMALEEAGIPAWVMDEGLGTIYGVGVGTRVQVRASDADAARQVLSSQPAPGDALPADIAEPACPACGSRNVAPEAWVETESGQRHQGTRRQWHYVCADCREAWPLR